The following proteins come from a genomic window of Eubalaena glacialis isolate mEubGla1 chromosome X, mEubGla1.1.hap2.+ XY, whole genome shotgun sequence:
- the LOC133082575 gene encoding transmembrane protein 256-like, producing MASPGAAFCCLGALSGVGALGLVSYGAHLSQFLDAYRKELFHKTNKHHFLHSLALLGVLLCRKSLWAGLLLASGTTFFCTSFNYQALSGHPSAHTLAPVGRSLLHLGWLALAL from the coding sequence ATGGCCAGTCCAGGGGCTGCTTTCTGCTGCCTGGGTGCCTTGTCCGGAGTGGGGGCCTTAGGCTTGGTCTCCTATGGGGCACACTTATCCCAGTTCCTGGATGCCTACAGGAAGGAGCTCTTTCACAAGACCAACAAACACCACTTTTTACACAGCCTGGCCCTGCTAGGGGTGCTCCTGTGCAGAAAGTCCCTCTGGGCAGGGTTACTGCTAGCTTCTGGAACTACCTTTTTCTGCACCAGCTTTAACTACCAGGCTCTGAGTGGACACCCCAGTGCCCATACTTTGGCCCCTGTGGGAAGGAGTCTGCTACATTTGGGCTGGCTTGCCTTGGCTCTTTGA